The following nucleotide sequence is from Hevea brasiliensis isolate MT/VB/25A 57/8 chromosome 7, ASM3005281v1, whole genome shotgun sequence.
AGTTTTAATTAGGGGACTATgaaatttatggcctaatttgGTGGttattcaagctcaaaatgagctttaatggtggaagtgtgagagaggaggagagagagagagatagggaTGGTGGCCGGCTGGTTTTGGGAGGAAGATGAGCTGATTTTTGCTTTTTAATGTTGTctcatttttatgatatttatccccaaattttcaaaaattaaagttataatattaATTAGGTCATGCTTATATCataaatgatgtcataattcttttaaatattgaatttttcttttcctttttctttttttccataCACCTccctcttttaatttattttacataattttaatttcatacattttaatggacatttaagccaagagtcacctctaagggtaaaTTGACCATTTTGCCCCTTATTGATCTGATCCGTTTTTCCAATAGCAATAAATTGCTTCCGGAACTTTGGTTCAATTTTTAGAAttggttctctattcttttatgtgatttttacATTACCATTAGTTTCACAATAATTCTTAAGTCTGGGGTGCCATAAGGTCCCATTCAAAAATAGGGCAGCGACTGGTCTCACAGTCACTTTCCGTTTTAGTTACCCATCGttgtggccttggctcatttaacccattatgccttaTTTTCTTGATTTccattttaccttcatgtaatggctattaatttttgtttatggcttttctagatgacttaattatggttttaagCCTCTAGGACCGATACTGATCactgaaataataaaatatatagaacTATGCATACAGGGGTATTAcaattatcatatatataaattaaaaaaaaaaaaacacacacacTTTTCTTGCTGAAAGGTACAATCCTTAGCTCTTGATATTCAAAAGCAATCATGAAGGTCTCTATTGGTAAAGTTTGATGTGAAGGAGTTAGAGAGCGTGCAAGTTGCTCCCAACATTTAAGCTGCAAGTTGAAACCATTCCATGGACATTCTACAAGATAAATTTCTTGACATGCAACCGAAAGATATAAAGATTCCATTCATGTAAGGCGTTATCTTTGTTGCCAGCTTTCTTTATTGGGATGCCAACATTAAGTTTTGCTTCTTTCGGCGAGTTAATGTGTAGTGAACCACTTGTCACTGTCTTTAAAATGGGTTGCAATTCACATTTGTAAAGTTTCGTCTGGTGATTGCTATATTTCTTAATTTTGATTCCCTCCTCCTTTATGATTCAATAAAGAAACAAAAAATATTACAattgataatttatataatttaggcTTTGTTTTTCACagcaattttttaaattattttctgcatttttatgacatttgaagtGCATAGGAAAATTcgtacaaagaaaaattaatttattttttttaattttgataaatttattaaaatataaatttataattagatAATATAAACATATACTTATTAATTTATTGTCCATCATATTAAAGATGATAATTGTTTTCGGCTTCGATTTGGGCTGCCTCACACTCTATTAATTTTCATACCGCACCTGCTCTCAATATTAAGCGGGGCAGGGACCTAGGAAAGGTTTCCCAGTCCCAAACCCTCAAATCCACTttgataataatatattattatttttttaaaataatttatttttttatatatttaagaacttaattattataattaaaaaaataagtatattattaaaattatatttcaaatttacacttctaatttataattatttttttaataaataaatttacattgtataataataaattaagataaaaaaaataaaaattcatctCAGGGAAACTCACCTTGCATCATAATGATAAATTTCGCACCCCAACTATAATCATTTGCCAGGCGAGACGGGGAACGGGGAGCAATCACCGCCCAATTCCCATTCCTACTCTTGACCGCTGATTGTGACCACCAATTACTAACAACTGGTGGACTGGAGGCcactataatttatattttatgtattttttcatattaaataataaaatagtaaaaaagttaaaatttttgtaatctaaacatttttgtaatattataaattaaaaaatatatttttttcagtATACTGTAAacagtaaaaaaattatttttaatattataactaaataataaaaaataactttattttctcataaaataacttatttgaaaaaaaaatttttatatataaatttttttttctgcaaAATAAATAAAGTTTTAATCGGTCATTTTTAGTTTGGTGGTTGAATATTGTACCTAATGCAAGCATATGGGGTTAAAATTCTCCCTCTCAttgtcttaaaaaaaaaataattttatttacattTAATATTCAAAACCTGTGAATTAATTTGTCCCATATGTAGATCATTCAAAAGCAAATTATCAAGTGCGGCTTGAGTGGATGTGCAAATTTAATAAAATCTTTTCAACCGTTAGACTTTATCATTTCACAATAGTTTGAGATAAGGCCTTTACAGGCATTGTGTTATCTTTGAACATTTAAACTAGCGAGCAATATATGCGCCTTTGGAGTAGTCTATTTCATTATTTTCCCTTTGAATATGGAGAGGATAAAACAAAGCAAAGGTGATGATGACCAAAGATGAAAAGGAGGGATGCTCATTATTTAGAGGAGAGGCAGTAGATTGAAATCTTTATATCCACATTCTGTTCAATACAGGAATCTCTATCCTAGTCTAATAGACACTTTTGCCTTTTTATTTGAGAATAAGAGTTGAGAGCACTGCCTTATAATAGGGGTGAACATTGATAGATTTGGTTTGAtctgatttaaaaaaataaaaaaccaaataaattaaaatttttaatagatTAATAAGGTGTTTGGTttgattacttatttttaatttttgacttaaaaaatatatattttttttaatttatgagccaaattaaaaataagtaattaattatttgataaaattacttttaaataacttttaaatagtttaaatatttagttaaaaaaatatttaaaataatttagtttattgaaattattaaaaaaatatgtaattaaatgttatAGTTGTTAGAACGAGGATAacattgatatttttaaaaattatttggatAATATGACTTTTTATTTGATCAAAAAATAGTTTTAAAACAAGTAGATAAATCATAAATAATGTATTAAAATAAGTAGATAAGTCATAAGTAAGGTATCTTTATTTATGATTTATGTTacttattttaagtattttttttttaatttataagtcaaaCTAAATactaatatattaataattttctaCTTATAAATAAGTTTGATTGATTTACAAGTTAAACCTAAACCCTCTAAATTatactaaaaatagagaaaatgaaataaaatcaaataagTTCAGTTTAATTTATTGATTTGGACTTCAATATGCACCTTTTCTgagatttattttaaatttattttagacataattttaattatatttctttttttttaaatttaatttgagatGTAATAATAATTAGTTTAAAAAACATATTTAGTTTAGTTATTTTTTCTTAGAAAACCAAACTGAAACGGACAggtcatatttaaaaaaaaaataaattaaaatcaaattaaattaaattattatggaaaattaagttaaaattttaacttaaatcagtttgattaattttttcaaattaaattaaagtctGCTCTATCCTACTAGGCACTAGCTATGTTCTTAAAAGAAAGGAGTGACAGCCAACACATACTACTGTTTCTCCAGGAAAAACATCAAGCCAAAAGTGGATGATTTTTTCTTCAAGAAGTGTAGATATAGATAGCAAATAGCAATCTacgggaaaagaaaaaaaagaaaacttaGGATTTATACTTTCTTtattttgtgaaatataatttatatgtacaaatatttttattaattttttttaaaaaaattttttttataaaaatattttttattatttgattataatattaaacGAAATTAATTATATGTATTTACATTATGCACGTATAAATATTTtcacattaaaatttaaaaaatgtaaaataatttcttctttttaaaagaaaaaaaatcaattttcttaaaaatgatttaattttttcttcaatttcaaacactaaaaaaatgtgaaaatatttttttaaaaaatagttttttaaaaaatagttttttaaaaaatattttttttcataaaaataaacgtAGCCTTAATTAGAAAAACTATAATTTGGTGGGGCAAATGAAACATCCTGAGAAAATTGCGCCACTCTGCTGGCAATTTGTTGATCTATAAAGGAATGGCCATGTGAAGAAAGAGATACTTCTTTGGAAGCAATAAATTGTTATATATAGAAGAAGATGCCTACGAATCCAGTTATCCAGTGATTTGTGGTCCTCTCACATTTGATCTTTTTCTCTCGAGATCTTTACGATAATTGACAGGCCGAAATATAATGTAATAcagtaaaatttttttattgaattctTGCATTTGCAATGCCACCGTTAGCTCCAAATGAATGAACTTTATAAAGagtgatttattttttatatacttGGCTTCAAATGAGAATGGAATTCAGtatcttatatttttaaaaataattcttatatttttgaATTAAAACTTATTGAATGGAGGGAGAACATGGACGTAACATCAAACTCTTCAATTAGACTTAGGGACAAGCGAATAACTCTGAATCACAATATCATAGCTTTATACAACCAGCTTCTTATCCAATGGTGTCTTCCCACATTGATCATGTATCAGTCTAGAGGAGACGACTAGGTTGGCTCAAGCGGATTCAAATTCTAAGTTATTTTGGATTCAAATCATTTTCGGTCTTTTGGTATAAAATTTAACGAGAAAAGAGATTTTCATATAATTatgcattaattttatttttttaaaaataaattattttttaaatttaaaaatttctttcctttcaaatataataattaataaaaaaatcaattaaattaaattttttcaaaattaggtttgcgtttttttttttttattttaaaacagGTTTAAATCAGGTTTTTTTGAGTTATTAATCAATTACTATACAAAACAATTTCGGATAAATTTATAGGatgtataaaattaaaataaattttattcatttaacttttaaaattaaatttatattcattGATCAAACCTGAACATATCATTCTTGAATGGAATCGATCATACATGAGTCGTTGGGTtgactccctttttttttttttttgtgggggGGATGATTTGAATTTTTGTCATTTTAAATTGAGTATCAATTTAGGCTCTTTTTTATTAATGGTATGTAATTATGCAagtgtttttatattttaataaaattatcaaaatttataaaatgaaaaatgatttaattttttttaattaataaaatattttttattaacttatttttttagTGATTGGAGTGCTCCAATCACTaaaaaaatcaaatatataaaaaatataaaatatattttccaaACAATTATTTTTCATATAATAAACAGGGGTTTTAGACAAATTATAAGTCATCTTGAATCTGACGAGTTTGAATTGAGTCGCATTGGGTTCAAAAATTGTACTCTCCATGTAACCAGTCTTTTCAATTTTTTACAAGATTTTGTAAATAAAGAGGATGTAAGTTAAGAAATGAGATGGATCATGTATAACATAACACATATTGCACATGTCGTTTTGCTCCATCTAAGCATATGGGCTAACCTTCTTTTTCATTGCCTTAAAAaacaaaagggaaaaaaaaaatcgaTTAGCTCAGTTAAGCAACTATGCATAACACACCTTTGTTTTGCTTTCCAATATGAATTTGCGAAAAATGAATTCTGGTTGTTAAGCATTCTGTTAGAGTTTAAGTCCAATTGGAATTagaaagtataattagtttaaaAAGTTTAgcagaatttaaattataaagtttaataattaCAGTCGTAAAAGGATCAATTTTTAGTGGTTGGCCATTATATTTTTTTTGTAGAGAGCTCACAAAGTGAAAAGGTGTGTTGAATTCCTTGAGTTTTCTTTGAGTAATTTTGagagtaaaaaaaataattagtggttgtaattattttttctttgatagtGAATTTGTTAGTAGATCGAGTAGGCTTACGCAGAACCATATTAGATTTTGTATTCTTTATTTTGCGTAGGTGTGATTTTTacaacaagtggtatcagagctatggCTCAAGATGTCAAAGATGATGAAcacaaaatttgaggtggagcCATTCAATgggaaaaataattttagtttgtGGCAAAGCACCGTGAAGGATGTCTTTATCCAACAAGGATTAATCAAAGCATTGAATGAGAAGCAATCAGCGACCATGAAAGATGATGATTGGGAGGAGCTTCAATAAAAGGGAGATGAGTATGATTAGATTGATGTTAGCCTTAGATGTGAAGTACAGTGCCTTAGAGAAGACTTCCTCAGTTGTCCTGTGAAGGAAATTGGAGAGATTATACACGTCAAAGTCACTCACAAATCACTTGTACTTGAAGAAAGAGTTATATCAACTCATAATGGATGAAGGTACTAAAGTGAGAgatcattttaataaattatccAATTGGCTAGTATTGATGTAAAAATAGATGATAAAAATAAAGCCCTCTTACTTCTAACCTCTCTCCCACAATCTTATAAAAGCTTAGTGTTAATCCTAATAGTTGGAAAGGAGACTTTGAAGGTAGGGGAGATTACCGCAGTTATCTTGGATGATGAGAAGTTCAAGAAGACAGGTGCTAGCAATGAAGGTGGAGCTTTTATTACTGGTTCTAGTAGTGGTAGAAGCAATCCACGTGGAAACAATTGGAGAAGGAATAGTAGGTGGAGTTCGAGACCACGAGTAGACCCTGAAGATAGAGAATGTTACTACtattgtaacactctcactgcagcaattttgtacattctactgttcaggtgaccggtgtcagtccgaacagctacaacgtctggaaaaatatttagactagagtgaggaatcataaataacttaaatattaataagaaaaattaagaaaaaaattttaggaataaaatacaaccaagttaaatgagccggtgccttagcaatgggtaactcagtgggaagttgcggtcctcgcaactaggagccctaaaccccggaaaaaattcataaaataatttttgagactccagagaagagtcattgaggtttctatgatattagaatgccaagaaaatgcttagaaaaatttttagatcggtatagacgattttggctcaataagccaaacggagggcattttggtcatttcatcttcagagatgatttttggccgacttgtccagttaagtaaataattattataatataaaatatgaataaatattgctaaaaattaaattaaaaatgagtagaaaagaaaagaaaagaaaatgaaataaaagtcatatttatgacataagcatgatacaattaaaatattttcacccaaccaaattttgacacatcattataaactacttaaacatgaataaaaggagataaaaattaaagaactaaacagctatcttcaacctttgggcagccaaaatgcagagagagagagagagagaggaaaaaaaaaattccatgaaagctccactaaGCTCCAAACTCCACTAAATTCTACCATAAATCTCAtcctcccttcattaaaatttaccctTATCACTAGATCAAGCTTGAGGCAGCCATTAGaaggaaaaatattgaagaattacaagctcaagttgggactcaagcaaggttagtgtccaattccttGACTCTTTCCTTTAAATTCTTGTTAGAATGAAAATTTGAGCTAAGATATGtgtaatttctttaaaaataaacaTGTTATAGTGTCACCCTatttttttggcagccatggacttgttatggtgttgatgatttctttggattaaatgactgaataggctgcccttgatatgattaTATCATTCAAAATATTAGTTTATGGGTTTAGTGCAAGAAAATGAAACTTTGGAATTTTAGGGTTAGGGCTAGGGCTTGAAACTCAAATATGGGGTTAGATTCAAGTGAACacaaaatgatgttgtaatggtcatgtagtgaccatttggtgtagtttgaatTAGAAATGGAGTGATTGGTGACATTAACTTATGTAAAGAATGAGACTGCCTTAAGTGtgcattctggaccctttgagtccagtgtgctcttggggttataactcaagctaggtaactccaattggtgcaacgCAAATTGAAGGtcagactagacacaaaatgcaacaattttagtgaaggaacctatctcagaaaactaacttaagtggctctaaaaattgacctaatccaggTGACAAATAAGCAGTCCCtggaaaataataaaatgaacagtattcattcatttagtcataacacagtgtagaaaggtataattgacctgaatttttaccagtagaaatatgagacatagccctacaactttcatgaagaaaacaaacccaaattttgaccataacatgtccaaaaactgacctgcagtcactatACAAAAACTAtagaattgattctgcctagaaaatctggaaaaattacaatccggccagttatggtgtttaggctataacttgagttacaaaactccaaatggagtgattcagaaaaagaaatgtaactagacacaataagaaacaactttgatggagaatatttggccaaattctcactgtagaatggcctaatggaacagtgaactctagcacccaaaactgaaatttctgatttattcaccattggttagaagtatggattggcaactaatgcaaaCACTTTtgaaaaccaaaatgtggtaaatttatgtgattagaacttatgtagctattatgcattggaaagtcaataatttgacctaaatagtaaaatgaatagtaaccttatatgtaaagcatgaaaaaaattcaaaaacttGAAAATGTGCCCTACTATACCTAGGAAGatttgtttggataggttggcatgccaatagggttcagttagcagtactgcacatggcattatgccattctgtgattttatggcttttagccattctgaaattattttgatacttggccttgtgcctaataattattacagcttattagctgttctgttgcacaccgggagatacatatgtgattgATGGTGTGACGACTCcaagtacttggtacccagtgccagtttacctgtttatccagtccagtcatctagtataggttacttaggcaactaaaaataaaagttgataaatttaatgaaatcattgatataacaagtgccaaataaatagactataaataattacaaaaaatttgtcttcataagacatcaatatatacactgcatatttattttcttttagttcttttattttattattggcaccactaagtattattgcttagcgcatcgctttttgccacgcataggttctggagagacagacagagagcccagcagtccacagactgggtgaggtcacagatctgtatagagtcagagtcacctctcatctgtagtgcatcagtggtaggacctttaggtcccttttgaaaatttgtttttgtattttgtaatgggtagtagtttgtgatttgtaaattatgaactcatgtaaatagtaaatttatataattatatgttgatgtacatattttgtaaaatttcgttaattaatatggtttgagaatatcttcatgaaattaaatttgattttggacttgaatgaaattgtatatttatgttaAAAACTTGAGATGGTTGTGAATGTTGAAAATTCTTGAGACTATATTGATGGTTATCGGAGTTTGAGAATATGGAtgaatatttgggagtgtttttcacaggttccgaagaactgttttctccatttttagccggcactctgctggattttctataaaattttcggaacctcaaatgaattcataatttctataaatgacttaaatgagttaaatttcacaaattgcacttcataaccatgaagaaataaattaaggaaagataaaaataattgagataaaatatggtgtttcggtatactgtgtggcatatcttgctcggctacactgtagacggataaggggtgtcacaactgtCATGACGAAGGAAGATTTTGCAAAGTTTAAACAATTCAAAAGGAGTcacgaaaaagaaaaaaaaaggaattattGCAATTACAATGGATGATGGTGTTTTGATGGTAAATGTTTGAATGTGGGTGATTATAAAGAAAAGGCAAAAGATCTATTACAAGATGAGTGGTTAATGGATTATGTTTGCCAATTTCATATTTGCTCAAAGAATGAGTAGTTTGATatgattgaagaaaaaaaatgagagaaagtGAAGCTAGTCAATGAGAACAAAATGGAAGTTGAAGGTGTTGGAAGAGTGAAGATCAAGCTGCATGTTGATCGAGTAAAAGTGTTCGATAAAGTGAGATATATTCTTAAATTTaaaaggaacttaatttccttAGGTAAATTGGATTCTTTGAATTATGATTATTCAATTCATGGTGGAGTCATAAGAGTTAGTCGAGGTTCTCTTGTGATTTTAAAGGGTGAGAAGATTGGTGCAAAGAATCTCTATAAATTGAAAGAAAGCACATTGATTGGAAGAATACAAGTTGAGACAAGAGGCAACATCAACAATCAAGAGTGCAAAGAAGTACCTAAGAAAAAATTGACTTTTGTATAAATTGTGAAGACTAATTCTATTTGATTTagaggtggagattgttagagtccaagttcaattagaattaggaagtataattagtttagaaagtttagtagaatttaaattatgaaatttaataattagagttctAAAATGACTAGTTTTTAGTGgcttatatatatgtgtgtatagtTAGTTggctattatatttttttttttgtagagaGCTCACGAAGTAAAGAGGTGTGTTGAATTCCGTGAattttgtttgagtgattttgagggtgagaaaaataattagtagttGTAATTAGTTTTTCTTTAATAGTGAATTTGTTAGTGGAGTAAGCTTATGTAGAAccactttaaattttgtattctttATTTTGTGCGGGTGCAATTTTCACAACACATTCGTTTAACTCGGTTTCAAATCGAATTGATTAagcaaaattaaaaaatcaattgactttaaaattcagattcaattaaaatgatatttaaaGAATAATTGAATTGAACCAAATTGATAAATATCTATTTGGTTCGGTTTAAAGATAaccaaatttattaaaaatatacgtAAATAGGCCTAAATAAGGGCTGAGATTAGTCTATCAGTTGGATTTGGATAATATATACAGACATAAGCCcaaggtttttttttttgaaaaatcaaaccaaatcaaaaattgaaattatataaaatttaaaatcgaaccaaaccgcctagaccaaaaaatcaaaccaattaaactaaattaattcgaTTTggttttttgatttaaattgaaaaCTGCGTACCGACTAGTTGTTCGCCATATATCATTGGAATTCAAGTGCATAATCTTGTGGGGTTGTGATGATCGAGCTTATTATTTTTTTGCATAATGTTTAACACAACATAACAGCTTAATTATAATAAGTTCCACTTAAATTTCTGGCCTATTTAATTTTAGACTTCCAACATATATAATTAACAATCCAAATTACTGCATAATAAATCAAAGAAGATTGtctcaatttcataatttatctaTCTAGTGATGCACAAAGAAATAGATTATGAGATTATCCTATTGAGGCAACTATAATTAGAAGAAGAATACCAACTCTAGCACAGAATGTGGAGACACACACATATTTTAGCAATGGAAGAACATGTATATCTCATCTAGAACAACTGGAAATATAACCCTATCAGCCCTGCAGTGAGCATCAGGGATGCGGAATGAGTCGCTGCGACATGAACTCCAGTTGAGGAAGAATTATTCCCCGAGTCGCATTCGAGACCTTGTTGACCTTCTTTGCACATATTGGCAAACAAGCCTGGAGGATATTTCCCATAGAGGTTTATGTAGCTGAACATTGTTTCTGCACAGTTATTTGTTCTGTCGTTTAAGACTTCAGCTTGAGGGCAAGCGAATTGCTTGAAAGCATCACAACAATTCTTGACTGGGTATTGAGGTCCCTTGCAATTTTTTGTGAGTACAGAGTAGTCCATATTCTCAAAACTCACATTGCACTCTGTGATCATCAAGAAAAAAATGTCAATAGGAAACAAATTAATCAACTTTCGAACTCTAAA
It contains:
- the LOC110646652 gene encoding GPI-anchored protein LLG1-like, with protein sequence MACNHYYSWFYLVFFFFLIGLATSSSFISHDALDVHGHSGRTLLQAKKQCNVSFENMDYSVLTKNCKGPQYPVKNCCDAFKQFACPQAEVLNDRTNNCAETMFSYINLYGKYPPGLFANMCKEGQQGLECDSGNNSSSTGVHVAATHSASLMLTAGLIGLYFQLF